In Epinephelus lanceolatus isolate andai-2023 chromosome 16, ASM4190304v1, whole genome shotgun sequence, one DNA window encodes the following:
- the LOC117263279 gene encoding uncharacterized protein LOC117263279 — protein sequence MARDVSPLSLMPLSARHQQWVGASLGCILPFFPLRSLICYYFLSCAAATGSMPGIEYDYGISPKFVCTPIPPEADPSCYSPPSVPHGPTSTNGHTNGHNGSSRRGMMSDEAKATILHLRESLVRQKETILDQRETIRELTAKLTLCEGFGGHHSTDHHDSNHHDNHHDTHHDNHHDGHHDDHHGHHSNHHSPSSSHHGPSAYHSSDHHYPHGSHRSDPHHRKGSSYGKHSSFSPEQTGKTLQTLKERLESLQARNSSSSYSSSLRELLQRKITALEDQLHSYYRDHHDYGHHNDHHDDHHDDHHDDHHGSSHHNDHHDDHHDDHHGNGHHDGHHNDNHGAGHHDDHHDDLHSNGHHDNHHDSHHNSHHGSHRNSHRSSHYNRHHDHHYDWHHSRQRGHYGNHSPHRDDHYDDHHDDHHYDHHGHLDDHHGSSHHDDHHDYHHGPGHHDDHHDDHHDNHHGNDHHDSHHGNDHHPRRLPNGSKETTLRGAGHSKLETVLSQLHHGNNDHGIHKKLKSPNAFLLDFPMKTNYMYARMKRSVVNEIFAMTICLWLKAGAGPGLGTPFSYAVAGQANELVLIEWGSNPMELLINDKAVTLPITMTDGKWHHVCMTWTTRDGVWEAYQDGVKKGSGQNLSAWHPIKPGGIFILGQEQDTMGGRFDVTQSFIGELSDLQFWSRVLTPSEIYGQATCGGHLIGDVISWSDEAVELHGGLTELPFDPCH from the exons ATGGCCAGAGACGTCAGTCCTCTGAGCCTCATGCCTCTTTCTGCAAGACACCAGCAATGGGTTGGAGCCTCTCTGGGGTGTATCCTCCCCTTCTTCCCTCTACGTTCTCTAATTTGCTACTACTTCCTGTCAtgtgcagcagcaacaggaagCATGCCTGGCATAGAATATGACTATGGCATTAGCCCCAAATTTGTTTGCACCCCAATTCCCCCAGAAGCAGACCCCAGCTGCTATTCCCCACCCAGTGTGCCCCATGGACCAACGAGTACTAATGGCCACACTAATGGCCACAATGGCAGTAGCCGGAGAGGCATGATGTCTGACGAAGCCAAAGCCACCATCTTACACCTGCGTGAGAGCCTTGTGAGGCAAAAGGAGACCATCCTTGACCAGCGGGAGACCATCAGGGAGCTGACAGCCAAACTCACTTTGTGTGAAGGCTTTGGTGGTCACCATAGCACTGATCACCATGACAGCAATCACCACGACAACCATCATGATACCCATCATGATAATCATCATGACGGCCACCATGATGACCATCACGGTCATCACAGCAACCACCATTCACCCTCATCTTCACACCACGGGCCTTCAGCATATCACAGCAGCGATCACCACTACCCCCACGGCAGCCACAGGTCCGACCCCCACCACAGGAAGGGCTCCTCATATGGAAAGCACAGCTCCTTCTCCCCTGAACAGACAGGCAAAACACTGCAGACTCTGAAGGAGAGGCTGGAGAGCTTACAG GCCAGGAACTCCTCCAGCTCCTACTCCAGTTCCCTGAGGGAACTCCTCCAGCGGAAGATCACTGCCCTCGAGGACCAGCTGCACAGCTACTACCGAGATCACCATGACTACGGTCACCATAACGACCACCATGATGATCACCATGATGACCACCACGATGACCATCACGGCAGCAGCCACCACAACGACCATCACGATGACCACCACGATGACCACCATGGCAACGGCCACCATGACGGCCACCACAATGACAACCATGGTGCCGGTCACCATGATGACCACCACGATGACCTCCACAGTAATGGTCACCATGATAACCACCATGACAGCCACCACAACAGCCACCACGGTAGCCACAGGAACAGTCATCGCAGCAGTCACTATAACCGCCATCACGATCACCACTACGACTGGCACCACAGCCGGCAACGTGGTCACTATGGTAACCATAGCCCCCACCGTGATGACCATTATGATGACCACCATGATGATCATCACTATGACCACCATGGTCACCTCGATGATCACCATGGTAGCAGTCATCACGATGATCACCATGACTATCACCATGGACCTGGACACCATGATGACCACCATGATGACCACCATGATAATCATCACGGCAATGACCATCATGACAGCCACCATGGTAACGATCACCACCCACGGAGGCTTCCCAATGGCAGCAAGGAAACAACGTTGCGAGGCGCAGGGCACAGCAAACTGGAAACGGTGCTCAGCCAACTGCACCACGGCAACAATGACCACG GAATCCACAAGAAGCTAAAGAGTCCCAACGCTTTCCTGCTCGACTTCCCCATGAAGACTAACTACATGTACGCCAGGATGAAGCGGTCGGTTGTCAACGAGATCTTTGCCATGACCATCTGCCTGTGGCTGAAGGCAGGTGCTGGTCCGGGCCTCGGTACTCCCTTCTCCTATGCTGTAGCTGGACAAGCCAATGAGTTGGTGCTCATCGAATGGGGCAGCAACCCCATGGAGCTGCTAATCAACGACAAG GCGGTGACATTGCCCATAACCATGACAGATGGGAAGTGGCATCATGTGTGCATGACATGGACGACACGGGACGGTGTCTGGGAGGCCTACCAGGATGGGGTGAAGAAAGGCTCAGGTCAAAACCTGTCAGCCTGGCACCCCATCAAACCAGGAGGGATCTTCATCCTGGGCCAGGAGCAG GACACAATGGGAGGCCGCTTTGACGTCACTCAATCCTTCATTGGAGAGTTGTCTGATCTCCAGTTCTGGTCCAGAGTCCTGACGCCCAGTGAGATCTACGGCCAGGCGACCTGTGGAGGCCACCTCATTG